From the Streptomyces nodosus genome, the window ACGACCACTTCACGCGAGACTTCGCGCGCAACATCGGTGCCGAGATCATGGGCCGCAACAAGTTCGGGCCTCAGCGCGGGCCCTGGCAGGACCATGAGTGGCGCGGCTGGTGGGGGGAGGCGCCCCCGTTCCGTACTCCGGTGTTCGTCATGACCCACCACAAGCGTCCGTCGTTCAGGCTCTCCGACACCACGTTCCACTTCGTCGACGGCGACCCGGTCACGGTCCTCGAACGGGCGCGGGAAGCGGCGCGGGGCAAGGACGTCCGGCTCGGCGGCGGGGTCACCACCGTCCGGCAGTTCCTTGATGCTGACCTCGTCGACACCATGCATGTGGCGGTCTCGCCGGTGAAGCTCGGGTCCGGACTGCGACTCTGGGAGTCACCCGATGAGCTGCTCGACCGGTTCCACCTGGAGATCGTGCCCAGCCCGAGCGGCGTGACGCACCACCTGTTCTGGCGACGGTGACGCGAGGGCACACTCGCGTTCAGGCTGCGACTGCGAGGGGGCGTCCGCTCCGTCGGATGCCCTTCTTGCTGCGCCCCTGTCCGCCCGCGGCGTGGAGCACAGGACGTTGAGGTGCGCTGCTGCCTGGCCGGTTTCCCGGGTGGCGCGGCGGCGTGCGGCGTACACCAGCCGGTGGACGGCCCCGGTCGGCCGCGCTGAACAGCTTCCGGTCCAGCCGCTCCGAGCCGGGGTCCACCGTGCGCAGTGCTGTGGCGATGTGGGCCAGGGCCTCCTGCTCGACCTCGGCGCGCTTCAGACGGGCAGGCCGGACCAGCCGGGCGAACATCCGGCGCAGCACCGGGAGGGTCCTGACGTCCTGGAGCGACGCCTCAGACTGAGCAACGCACATCGAACACAGAAAGTGTGGCGACGGCATGCAGACCACCGGTGATCCGCATTCCGATCACGATCGGTCTCCTGTTCAGTCTTCCGTGACGCGGATGATCGTCTTGCCCGGGGTGCGCTTGCCGGGGGCGAACGCGGAGGGTGCTTCGGCGAGCGGCCGCACGGCACCGACGACCGGCTTGAGCCGGCCGTCCCTCAGTCGCGCGGCGAGATCGGTGAGCCGGGCGCGGTCGGGTTCGACGACGAAGAAGACCGCCCGCCCGACCTTGGGCTGGACCTTGGGCGGCATGGCGATGGTGACGAGCGTGCCACCGGCCCGGACCAGGGTGGCCGAGCGGTCGAGGATGCCGCCGCCGATCACGTCGAACACGACGTCGGCCTCGCCGGCGTCCTCCAGCCTCTCGGTCTGCAGGTCCAGGAAGGTGTCGACGCCCAGGGCGAGAGCCCTGTCCCGGTCGGAGGCCCGGCCGGTGCCGATGACGCGGGCGCCGGCCTCGCGGGCGAGCTGTACCGCGATCGAGCCGACGCCGCCCGCGACACCGTGGATCAGGACGGTCTGGCCGGTGGTAAGGCGGCCGTGGTCGAACAGGCCCTGCCAGGCGGTCAGCCCGGAGATCGGCAGTGCGGCGGCCAAGGTGTGGTCGATGTCCGCCGGCAGCGGCGCGAGGTTGCGGGCTTCCACCGCGGCGTACTCGGCGAGCGAGCCGTTGCGGGCCCAGTCAGCCATGCCGAACACCCGCTGGCCGACACTCAGGCCGGTGGTGCCGTATCCCAGCTCTACGACAACACCCGACAACTCGTGCCCGGGCACGCTTGGTGTACGGTCGCGGCCGGCGCGATCGGTCCACGTGCCCGGCCAGTCCAGCTCGCCAGAGGTGAAGCCCGCGGCGTGCACCCGCACGATGACGTCGTTCTCAGCCGCATGGGGGTAGGGCAGGTCCGTCAGGGACATCCCGGCAAGACCGGCGTCACGGTCTCGAACAGTGATGGCTTGCATACAGGTCCTTACTGGGAGGGGCGACTCGAGCGCGCAGCCCGTTCACACACAGGGCTCACAGCGGCTCTTCATCAGGAAGATGCAGCAGGTTGATGTATGCCGTTCCACATGATCGATTTCACCTGCTCGTGCAATCCGGCATCGCCCGTTTTGCCTTCTCATCAGGGGGACGAGATAGCCCCTCCGGGTATGACAGCTCAGACGCGCAGGAGTTTCTCGGGATTGATGACCCTGCGGTACGCGGTGATCAGGCCGTCTGTGATCTGGACCGTGTCGACGGAGTAGACCCGGCCTTCGCGGTAGAACACCAGGGCGAGCTCGCCGCCGACCTCGGCGAAGTCGATGCGGTCCGGGCGCCACTGGCGCCCCACACGCACCATGACCTCGGCGAGGCGCTCGCCGCCGTGGAGGAGCTTGCGTGCCGCGGAGACCCTGCCGCCGCCGTCGGTGACGTAGCCGGCGTCCGGGTGTAGGAGCCTGACCAAGCGGGCCAGGTCCTACGGCGCCAAGGGCCCGCGTATCTATCACTGGGCGGTCGTCCAGCTCCCGGCGATCGAGGACTTCGACGGCGAGCGGCCCACCCGTCACCGCTGGGCGCTGGCCCGGCGCAGTGTCAGCAGGCCCGATGAGATCGCCTTCTACCTCGGTTATGCCCCGGTGAA encodes:
- a CDS encoding dihydrofolate reductase family protein, which gives rise to MDQLLRVMNFNVSSDGIGAGVHQSLERPFGYDHPERLFAWAGATASWPMRTDPGGSRGLDDHFTRDFARNIGAEIMGRNKFGPQRGPWQDHEWRGWWGEAPPFRTPVFVMTHHKRPSFRLSDTTFHFVDGDPVTVLERAREAARGKDVRLGGGVTTVRQFLDADLVDTMHVAVSPVKLGSGLRLWESPDELLDRFHLEIVPSPSGVTHHLFWRR
- a CDS encoding NADP-dependent oxidoreductase, with translation MQAITVRDRDAGLAGMSLTDLPYPHAAENDVIVRVHAAGFTSGELDWPGTWTDRAGRDRTPSVPGHELSGVVVELGYGTTGLSVGQRVFGMADWARNGSLAEYAAVEARNLAPLPADIDHTLAAALPISGLTAWQGLFDHGRLTTGQTVLIHGVAGGVGSIAVQLAREAGARVIGTGRASDRDRALALGVDTFLDLQTERLEDAGEADVVFDVIGGGILDRSATLVRAGGTLVTIAMPPKVQPKVGRAVFFVVEPDRARLTDLAARLRDGRLKPVVGAVRPLAEAPSAFAPGKRTPGKTIIRVTED
- a CDS encoding sigma-70 family RNA polymerase sigma factor family protein; amino-acid sequence: MVRLLHPDAGYVTDGGGRVSAARKLLHGGERLAEVMVRVGRQWRPDRIDFAEVGGELALVFYREGRVYSVDTVQITDGLITAYRRVINPEKLLRV